A window of the Nycticebus coucang isolate mNycCou1 chromosome 3, mNycCou1.pri, whole genome shotgun sequence genome harbors these coding sequences:
- the HOOK2 gene encoding protein Hook homolog 2 isoform X2, producing the protein MSVDKAKLCGSLLTWLQTFHVSPPCASPQDLSSGLAIAYVLNQIDPSWFNEAWLQGISDDPGPNWKLKINNLKMILHSLLEYSQDILVHPVSEEHLPDVSLIGEFSDPAELGKLLQLVLGCAISCEKKQEHIQRIMTLEESVQHMVMEAIQELMTKDTPDSLLPETYGNFDNQSRRYYFLSEEAEEGDELQQRCLDLERQLVLLSEEKQSLVQENTALRERVGQPEGEGAAGLTAKKLLLLQSQVEQLQEENFRLESGREDEHLHCVELEREVTELQQQNQALTSLAQEAQALKDEMDELRQSSERAGQLEATLTSCQRRLGELRELRRQVRQLEERNASHAERTQQLKNELRRAGSLRAQLEAQRLQVQELQGQWQEEAMKAEKWLFECRNLEEKYELVAKEKERLLAERDSLREANEELRCAQLQPRGLIQTDPSQAPTSPAVETLAAEILPAELRDTLLRLESENKRLCRQEAADRERQEELQRHLEEANRARHVLETQHRLNQQQLSELRAQVEDLQKALQEQGGKTEDPTLLKRKLEEHLQKLHEADVELQRKREYIEELEPSTDSSTAQRIEQLQHSLQKKEADLKAMEERYRHYVDRARTVIQTMEPKQQLPQGAPLELQSLRTQLRERDIQIRHLEMDFEKNRSQREQEEKLLISAWYNMGMALQQQDGEERAPSHAQSFLAQQRLATNARRGPLGRLASPNLRFIDKH; encoded by the exons ATGAGCGTGGACAAGGCCAAGCTATGTGGGTCTCTGCTCACCTGG TTGCAGACGTTCCACGTTTCACCCCCCTGTGCCAGCCCACAGGACCTGAGCAGCGGCCTTGCCATAGCCTATGTGCTGAACCAGAT AGACCCCTCCTGGTTCAATGAAGCATGGCTCCAGGGCATCTCAGACGACCCAGGTCCCAACTGGAAGCTGAAG ATAAACAATCTGAAGATGATCTTACACAGCTTGCTGGAATACTCCCAAGAT ATCCTGGTGCATCCTGTGTCAGAAGAGCACCTCCCAGATGTAAGCCTCATTGGTGAATTCTCAGACCCTGCTGAGCTTGGCAAGCTGCTTCAGCTGGTGCTGGGCTGTGCCATCAGCTGCGAGAAAAAGCAGG AGCACATCCAGAGGATCATGACACTGGAGGAATCGGTTCAGCACATGGTGATGGAAGCCATCCAAGAG CTCATGACCAAAGACACTCCTGACTCCCTGTTGCCAGAGACATATGGCAACTTTGATAACCAG TCACGCAGGTACTATTTTCTAAgtgaggaggcagaggaaggggaTGAACTTCAGCAGCGCTGTCTAGACCTGGAGCGGCAG CTTGTGCTCTTGTCAGAGGAGAAGCAGAGCCTGGTGCAGGAGAACACAGCACTGCGGGAACGGGTGGGCCAGCCTGAGGGTGAGGGTGCTGCTGGCCTCACTGCCAagaagctgctgctgctgcagtctCAGGTGGAACAGTTGCAGGAGGAGAACTTCAG GCTAGAGAGTGGCCGAGAGGATGAGCATCTGCACTGTGTGGAGCTGGAGCGGGAGGTCACAGAGCTGCAGCAGCAGAACCAGGCACTTACCAGCCTGGCCCAGGAGGCACAGGCCCTGAAGGATGAGATGGATGAGTTGCG GCAGTCCTCAGAGCGCGCTGGGCAGTTGGAGGCCACGCTGACCAGTTGCCAGCGCCGCTTGGGAGAGCTGAGGGAGCTACGGCGGCAGGTGCGGCAGCTAGAGGAGCGCAACGCCAGCCACGCAGAGCGTACACAGCAGCTGAAGAACGAACTGCGCAGGGCCGGGTCCCTGCGCGCCCAGCTAGAAGCACAGCGACTACAG GTGCAGGAACTACAGGGCCAGTGGCAAGAAGAGGCCATGAAGGCAGAGAAATGGTTATTTGAGTGTCGCAACCTGGAGGAAAAGTATGAGTTGGTGGCAAAGGAAAAGGAG CGGCTGTTGGCGGAACGGGACTCCCTGCGGGAGGCCAATGAAGAACTGCGCTGTGCCCAGCTGCAGCCACGGGGCTTGATCCAGACTG ACCCCTCACAGGCTCCCACCTCACCTGCTGTGGAGACCTTAGCAGCGGAGATCCTGCCAGCAGAACTCAG GGATACTCTCTTGAGGCTGGAGTCGGAGAACAAGCGGCTGTGCCGGCAGGAAGCAGCCGACCGCGAGCGGCAGGAAGAGCTGCAGCGCCACCTAGAGGAGGCCAACCGCGCGCGCCATGTGCTGGAGACGCAACACCG GCTGAACCAGCAGCAGCTGTCGGAGCTGCGGGCCCAGGTGGAGGACCTGCAGAAAGCCCTGCAGGAGCAGGGGGGCAAGACAGAGGAC CCCACCCTGCTGAAGAGGAAGCTGGAGGAACACCT GCAGAAGCTACATGAGGCAGATGTGGAGCTGCAGAGGAAGCGTGAGTACATTGAAGAACTGGAGCCATCAACTGACAGCAGCA CAGCCCAGCGGATTGAGCAGCTACAGCACAGCCTGCAGAAGAAGGAAGCTGACTTGAAGGCCATGGAGGAGAGGTACCGCCACTACGTGGACAGGGCACGCACG GTCATACAGACCATGGAACCCAAGCAGCAGCTACCCCAAGGAGCACCCCTGGAACTCCAATCCCTGAGGACACAGCTTCGAGAGCGAGACATTCAAATCCGACACCTGGAG ATGGACTTTGAGAAAAATCGAAGTCAGCGGGAACAGGAAGAAAAGCTGCTCATTAGTGCATGGTATAATATG GGCATGGCCTTGCAGCAGCAAGATGGTGAAGAGCGGGCACCTTCCCATGCCCAGTCATTCTTGGCACAGCAGCGGCTAGCCACCAATGCTCGCCGTGGACCCTTAGGACGCCTGGCATCTCCGAACCTTCGCTTCATTGACAAGCACTGA
- the HOOK2 gene encoding protein Hook homolog 2 isoform X1 translates to MSVDKAKLCGSLLTWLQTFHVSPPCASPQDLSSGLAIAYVLNQIDPSWFNEAWLQGISDDPGPNWKLKINNLKMILHSLLEYSQDILVHPVSEEHLPDVSLIGEFSDPAELGKLLQLVLGCAISCEKKQEHIQRIMTLEESVQHMVMEAIQELMTKDTPDSLLPETYGNFDNQSRRYYFLSEEAEEGDELQQRCLDLERQLVLLSEEKQSLVQENTALRERVGQPEGEGAAGLTAKKLLLLQSQVEQLQEENFRLESGREDEHLHCVELEREVTELQQQNQALTSLAQEAQALKDEMDELRQSSERAGQLEATLTSCQRRLGELRELRRQVRQLEERNASHAERTQQLKNELRRAGSLRAQLEAQRLQVQELQGQWQEEAMKAEKWLFECRNLEEKYELVAKEKERLLAERDSLREANEELRCAQLQPRGLIQTDPSQAPTSPAVETLAAEILPAELSRDTLLRLESENKRLCRQEAADRERQEELQRHLEEANRARHVLETQHRLNQQQLSELRAQVEDLQKALQEQGGKTEDPTLLKRKLEEHLQKLHEADVELQRKREYIEELEPSTDSSTAQRIEQLQHSLQKKEADLKAMEERYRHYVDRARTVIQTMEPKQQLPQGAPLELQSLRTQLRERDIQIRHLEMDFEKNRSQREQEEKLLISAWYNMGMALQQQDGEERAPSHAQSFLAQQRLATNARRGPLGRLASPNLRFIDKH, encoded by the exons ATGAGCGTGGACAAGGCCAAGCTATGTGGGTCTCTGCTCACCTGG TTGCAGACGTTCCACGTTTCACCCCCCTGTGCCAGCCCACAGGACCTGAGCAGCGGCCTTGCCATAGCCTATGTGCTGAACCAGAT AGACCCCTCCTGGTTCAATGAAGCATGGCTCCAGGGCATCTCAGACGACCCAGGTCCCAACTGGAAGCTGAAG ATAAACAATCTGAAGATGATCTTACACAGCTTGCTGGAATACTCCCAAGAT ATCCTGGTGCATCCTGTGTCAGAAGAGCACCTCCCAGATGTAAGCCTCATTGGTGAATTCTCAGACCCTGCTGAGCTTGGCAAGCTGCTTCAGCTGGTGCTGGGCTGTGCCATCAGCTGCGAGAAAAAGCAGG AGCACATCCAGAGGATCATGACACTGGAGGAATCGGTTCAGCACATGGTGATGGAAGCCATCCAAGAG CTCATGACCAAAGACACTCCTGACTCCCTGTTGCCAGAGACATATGGCAACTTTGATAACCAG TCACGCAGGTACTATTTTCTAAgtgaggaggcagaggaaggggaTGAACTTCAGCAGCGCTGTCTAGACCTGGAGCGGCAG CTTGTGCTCTTGTCAGAGGAGAAGCAGAGCCTGGTGCAGGAGAACACAGCACTGCGGGAACGGGTGGGCCAGCCTGAGGGTGAGGGTGCTGCTGGCCTCACTGCCAagaagctgctgctgctgcagtctCAGGTGGAACAGTTGCAGGAGGAGAACTTCAG GCTAGAGAGTGGCCGAGAGGATGAGCATCTGCACTGTGTGGAGCTGGAGCGGGAGGTCACAGAGCTGCAGCAGCAGAACCAGGCACTTACCAGCCTGGCCCAGGAGGCACAGGCCCTGAAGGATGAGATGGATGAGTTGCG GCAGTCCTCAGAGCGCGCTGGGCAGTTGGAGGCCACGCTGACCAGTTGCCAGCGCCGCTTGGGAGAGCTGAGGGAGCTACGGCGGCAGGTGCGGCAGCTAGAGGAGCGCAACGCCAGCCACGCAGAGCGTACACAGCAGCTGAAGAACGAACTGCGCAGGGCCGGGTCCCTGCGCGCCCAGCTAGAAGCACAGCGACTACAG GTGCAGGAACTACAGGGCCAGTGGCAAGAAGAGGCCATGAAGGCAGAGAAATGGTTATTTGAGTGTCGCAACCTGGAGGAAAAGTATGAGTTGGTGGCAAAGGAAAAGGAG CGGCTGTTGGCGGAACGGGACTCCCTGCGGGAGGCCAATGAAGAACTGCGCTGTGCCCAGCTGCAGCCACGGGGCTTGATCCAGACTG ACCCCTCACAGGCTCCCACCTCACCTGCTGTGGAGACCTTAGCAGCGGAGATCCTGCCAGCAGAACTCAG CAGGGATACTCTCTTGAGGCTGGAGTCGGAGAACAAGCGGCTGTGCCGGCAGGAAGCAGCCGACCGCGAGCGGCAGGAAGAGCTGCAGCGCCACCTAGAGGAGGCCAACCGCGCGCGCCATGTGCTGGAGACGCAACACCG GCTGAACCAGCAGCAGCTGTCGGAGCTGCGGGCCCAGGTGGAGGACCTGCAGAAAGCCCTGCAGGAGCAGGGGGGCAAGACAGAGGAC CCCACCCTGCTGAAGAGGAAGCTGGAGGAACACCT GCAGAAGCTACATGAGGCAGATGTGGAGCTGCAGAGGAAGCGTGAGTACATTGAAGAACTGGAGCCATCAACTGACAGCAGCA CAGCCCAGCGGATTGAGCAGCTACAGCACAGCCTGCAGAAGAAGGAAGCTGACTTGAAGGCCATGGAGGAGAGGTACCGCCACTACGTGGACAGGGCACGCACG GTCATACAGACCATGGAACCCAAGCAGCAGCTACCCCAAGGAGCACCCCTGGAACTCCAATCCCTGAGGACACAGCTTCGAGAGCGAGACATTCAAATCCGACACCTGGAG ATGGACTTTGAGAAAAATCGAAGTCAGCGGGAACAGGAAGAAAAGCTGCTCATTAGTGCATGGTATAATATG GGCATGGCCTTGCAGCAGCAAGATGGTGAAGAGCGGGCACCTTCCCATGCCCAGTCATTCTTGGCACAGCAGCGGCTAGCCACCAATGCTCGCCGTGGACCCTTAGGACGCCTGGCATCTCCGAACCTTCGCTTCATTGACAAGCACTGA
- the HOOK2 gene encoding protein Hook homolog 2 isoform X9: protein MTLEESVQHMVMEAIQELMTKDTPDSLLPETYGNFDNQSRRYYFLSEEAEEGDELQQRCLDLERQLVLLSEEKQSLVQENTALRERVGQPEGEGAAGLTAKKLLLLQSQVEQLQEENFRLESGREDEHLHCVELEREVTELQQQNQALTSLAQEAQALKDEMDELRQSSERAGQLEATLTSCQRRLGELRELRRQVRQLEERNASHAERTQQLKNELRRAGSLRAQLEAQRLQVQELQGQWQEEAMKAEKWLFECRNLEEKYELVAKEKERLLAERDSLREANEELRCAQLQPRGLIQTDPSQAPTSPAVETLAAEILPAELSRDTLLRLESENKRLCRQEAADRERQEELQRHLEEANRARHVLETQHRLNQQQLSELRAQVEDLQKALQEQGGKTEDPTLLKRKLEEHLQKLHEADVELQRKREYIEELEPSTDSSTAQRIEQLQHSLQKKEADLKAMEERYRHYVDRARTVIQTMEPKQQLPQGAPLELQSLRTQLRERDIQIRHLEMDFEKNRSQREQEEKLLISAWYNMGMALQQQDGEERAPSHAQSFLAQQRLATNARRGPLGRLASPNLRFIDKH, encoded by the exons ATGACACTGGAGGAATCGGTTCAGCACATGGTGATGGAAGCCATCCAAGAG CTCATGACCAAAGACACTCCTGACTCCCTGTTGCCAGAGACATATGGCAACTTTGATAACCAG TCACGCAGGTACTATTTTCTAAgtgaggaggcagaggaaggggaTGAACTTCAGCAGCGCTGTCTAGACCTGGAGCGGCAG CTTGTGCTCTTGTCAGAGGAGAAGCAGAGCCTGGTGCAGGAGAACACAGCACTGCGGGAACGGGTGGGCCAGCCTGAGGGTGAGGGTGCTGCTGGCCTCACTGCCAagaagctgctgctgctgcagtctCAGGTGGAACAGTTGCAGGAGGAGAACTTCAG GCTAGAGAGTGGCCGAGAGGATGAGCATCTGCACTGTGTGGAGCTGGAGCGGGAGGTCACAGAGCTGCAGCAGCAGAACCAGGCACTTACCAGCCTGGCCCAGGAGGCACAGGCCCTGAAGGATGAGATGGATGAGTTGCG GCAGTCCTCAGAGCGCGCTGGGCAGTTGGAGGCCACGCTGACCAGTTGCCAGCGCCGCTTGGGAGAGCTGAGGGAGCTACGGCGGCAGGTGCGGCAGCTAGAGGAGCGCAACGCCAGCCACGCAGAGCGTACACAGCAGCTGAAGAACGAACTGCGCAGGGCCGGGTCCCTGCGCGCCCAGCTAGAAGCACAGCGACTACAG GTGCAGGAACTACAGGGCCAGTGGCAAGAAGAGGCCATGAAGGCAGAGAAATGGTTATTTGAGTGTCGCAACCTGGAGGAAAAGTATGAGTTGGTGGCAAAGGAAAAGGAG CGGCTGTTGGCGGAACGGGACTCCCTGCGGGAGGCCAATGAAGAACTGCGCTGTGCCCAGCTGCAGCCACGGGGCTTGATCCAGACTG ACCCCTCACAGGCTCCCACCTCACCTGCTGTGGAGACCTTAGCAGCGGAGATCCTGCCAGCAGAACTCAG CAGGGATACTCTCTTGAGGCTGGAGTCGGAGAACAAGCGGCTGTGCCGGCAGGAAGCAGCCGACCGCGAGCGGCAGGAAGAGCTGCAGCGCCACCTAGAGGAGGCCAACCGCGCGCGCCATGTGCTGGAGACGCAACACCG GCTGAACCAGCAGCAGCTGTCGGAGCTGCGGGCCCAGGTGGAGGACCTGCAGAAAGCCCTGCAGGAGCAGGGGGGCAAGACAGAGGAC CCCACCCTGCTGAAGAGGAAGCTGGAGGAACACCT GCAGAAGCTACATGAGGCAGATGTGGAGCTGCAGAGGAAGCGTGAGTACATTGAAGAACTGGAGCCATCAACTGACAGCAGCA CAGCCCAGCGGATTGAGCAGCTACAGCACAGCCTGCAGAAGAAGGAAGCTGACTTGAAGGCCATGGAGGAGAGGTACCGCCACTACGTGGACAGGGCACGCACG GTCATACAGACCATGGAACCCAAGCAGCAGCTACCCCAAGGAGCACCCCTGGAACTCCAATCCCTGAGGACACAGCTTCGAGAGCGAGACATTCAAATCCGACACCTGGAG ATGGACTTTGAGAAAAATCGAAGTCAGCGGGAACAGGAAGAAAAGCTGCTCATTAGTGCATGGTATAATATG GGCATGGCCTTGCAGCAGCAAGATGGTGAAGAGCGGGCACCTTCCCATGCCCAGTCATTCTTGGCACAGCAGCGGCTAGCCACCAATGCTCGCCGTGGACCCTTAGGACGCCTGGCATCTCCGAACCTTCGCTTCATTGACAAGCACTGA
- the HOOK2 gene encoding protein Hook homolog 2 isoform X8 produces MSVDKAKLCGSLLTWLQTFHVSPPCASPQDLSSGLAIAYVLNQIDPSWFNEAWLQGISDDPGPNWKLKINNLKMILHSLLEYSQDILVHPVSEEHLPDVSLIGEFSDPAELGKLLQLVLGCAISCEKKQEHIQRIMTLEESVQHMVMEAIQELMTKDTPDSLLPETYGNFDNQSRRYYFLSEEAEEGDELQQRCLDLERQLVLLSEEKQSLVQENTALRERVGQPEGEGAAGLTAKKLLLLQSQVEQLQEENFRLESGREDEHLHCVELEREVTELQQQNQALTSLAQEAQALKDEMDELRQSSERAGQLEATLTSCQRRLGELRELRRQVRQLEERNASHAERTQQLKNELRRAGSLRAQLEAQRLQVQELQGQWQEEAMKAEKWLFECRNLEEKYELVAKEKERLLAERDSLREANEELRCAQLQPRGLIQTDPSQAPTSPAVETLAAEILPAELSRDTLLRLESENKRLCRQEAADRERQEELQRHLEEANRARHVLETQHRLNQQQLSELRAQVEDLQKALQEQGGKTEDVSAHLLPAWPSFAAPNNPPLFLLCCPMPHTGRCKYLGHRVEPCTLTWEGVWILGPCSPQLTCVSCLP; encoded by the exons ATGAGCGTGGACAAGGCCAAGCTATGTGGGTCTCTGCTCACCTGG TTGCAGACGTTCCACGTTTCACCCCCCTGTGCCAGCCCACAGGACCTGAGCAGCGGCCTTGCCATAGCCTATGTGCTGAACCAGAT AGACCCCTCCTGGTTCAATGAAGCATGGCTCCAGGGCATCTCAGACGACCCAGGTCCCAACTGGAAGCTGAAG ATAAACAATCTGAAGATGATCTTACACAGCTTGCTGGAATACTCCCAAGAT ATCCTGGTGCATCCTGTGTCAGAAGAGCACCTCCCAGATGTAAGCCTCATTGGTGAATTCTCAGACCCTGCTGAGCTTGGCAAGCTGCTTCAGCTGGTGCTGGGCTGTGCCATCAGCTGCGAGAAAAAGCAGG AGCACATCCAGAGGATCATGACACTGGAGGAATCGGTTCAGCACATGGTGATGGAAGCCATCCAAGAG CTCATGACCAAAGACACTCCTGACTCCCTGTTGCCAGAGACATATGGCAACTTTGATAACCAG TCACGCAGGTACTATTTTCTAAgtgaggaggcagaggaaggggaTGAACTTCAGCAGCGCTGTCTAGACCTGGAGCGGCAG CTTGTGCTCTTGTCAGAGGAGAAGCAGAGCCTGGTGCAGGAGAACACAGCACTGCGGGAACGGGTGGGCCAGCCTGAGGGTGAGGGTGCTGCTGGCCTCACTGCCAagaagctgctgctgctgcagtctCAGGTGGAACAGTTGCAGGAGGAGAACTTCAG GCTAGAGAGTGGCCGAGAGGATGAGCATCTGCACTGTGTGGAGCTGGAGCGGGAGGTCACAGAGCTGCAGCAGCAGAACCAGGCACTTACCAGCCTGGCCCAGGAGGCACAGGCCCTGAAGGATGAGATGGATGAGTTGCG GCAGTCCTCAGAGCGCGCTGGGCAGTTGGAGGCCACGCTGACCAGTTGCCAGCGCCGCTTGGGAGAGCTGAGGGAGCTACGGCGGCAGGTGCGGCAGCTAGAGGAGCGCAACGCCAGCCACGCAGAGCGTACACAGCAGCTGAAGAACGAACTGCGCAGGGCCGGGTCCCTGCGCGCCCAGCTAGAAGCACAGCGACTACAG GTGCAGGAACTACAGGGCCAGTGGCAAGAAGAGGCCATGAAGGCAGAGAAATGGTTATTTGAGTGTCGCAACCTGGAGGAAAAGTATGAGTTGGTGGCAAAGGAAAAGGAG CGGCTGTTGGCGGAACGGGACTCCCTGCGGGAGGCCAATGAAGAACTGCGCTGTGCCCAGCTGCAGCCACGGGGCTTGATCCAGACTG ACCCCTCACAGGCTCCCACCTCACCTGCTGTGGAGACCTTAGCAGCGGAGATCCTGCCAGCAGAACTCAG CAGGGATACTCTCTTGAGGCTGGAGTCGGAGAACAAGCGGCTGTGCCGGCAGGAAGCAGCCGACCGCGAGCGGCAGGAAGAGCTGCAGCGCCACCTAGAGGAGGCCAACCGCGCGCGCCATGTGCTGGAGACGCAACACCG GCTGAACCAGCAGCAGCTGTCGGAGCTGCGGGCCCAGGTGGAGGACCTGCAGAAAGCCCTGCAGGAGCAGGGGGGCAAGACAGAGGACGTGAgtgcccacctcctccctgcctGGCCCTCATTCGCAGCCCCCAATAAccctcctctttttctcctctgctGCCCGATGCCCCACACAGGCCGTTGTAAGTACCTTGGGCACAGGGTGGAGCCTTGTACCCTAACCTGGGAAGGGGTTTGGATCTTGGGACCCTGCTCTCCCCAACTTACCTGTGTCTCTTGTCTCCCCTAG